One part of the Rutidosis leptorrhynchoides isolate AG116_Rl617_1_P2 chromosome 1, CSIRO_AGI_Rlap_v1, whole genome shotgun sequence genome encodes these proteins:
- the LOC139885541 gene encoding nucleotide pyrophosphatase/phosphodiesterase-like, whose amino-acid sequence MFLVGQENERLDIKVFLLNSSGDSFGWSDRTNLQTPPTYGDMGKAPHDAFKENYIQHGSLYVMELIAKEVLNGSKDVIFHIGDISYSNGFLAKWDYFCIS is encoded by the exons ATGTTTCTAGTGGGACAAGAGAATGAAAGACTTGATATCAAGGTGTTCCTATTGAATTCATCCGG TGATTCGTTTGGATGGAGCGATAGAACTAACCTCCAAACTCCACCTACATATGGTGACATGGGAAAGGCTCCTCATGATGCTTTCAAGGAGAACTATATACAG CATGGATCTCTCTATGTCATGGAGTTGATTGCAAAAGAAGTACTGAATGGAAGCAAAGATGTAATATTTCATATCGGTGACATAAGCTATTCTAATGGATTTCTGGCTAAATGGGATTACTTTTGCATCTCTTAA